In Puniceicoccaceae bacterium, the DNA window CTTTGCAGCACTTGCTCACCATAGCGTTCAAAGGACTCCTGCAGAACCACCACCTGCAGCGCTTCCTTTCCTGCCAGAGATTCCGCTGCGGACAGGGGCGTCGCAGATCTCTCATCCGCTTCCCGACTCTTGCTCACTCTTCCCTGCAAGTTCCATTCCACCGACTTCATGCGTTCCACAATGCTGGCCTCTTCAAAGCGCTCAAACTTCAGTCTCGCGAGCATGCGAGACTCGTTCCATCGCGTCATCATCCAGACCAAACCGCGCGGCAGCAAACCATAGACAAGCACACAGGCCAGCAGGAAGGGCCACCACGCCAGCAAGTCCGTCGATTCCAACATTGCGCCGGACTCGCGCAGCACAATGCGCGACCCGATGATCTGCTCGAGCGAAGGATGAGAGACTGTCTCACCCGCCAGCCAACTCCAGGGACTCGAAAGCACCTTCACCAGCGCGTAGACGTTTTCAGGTGAGTCCACGAGCGAACTCTGCCAACCAAAGGCGCGGTCGGTGAAGAGCAACAGCAATACCATGCAGCCCAGCACAGCCAGATTAAATACCACGCCCGATAGCTGAAACAGGCCAAACAGGCGGTTCGCCACCACTGCTCCGTGGTGCTTGAGCAGCGACTGCAGTCCGATGCTCAGGATCTTCGCACGATCCCGCCCCTGTGCCGAAGTGCGCTCATGCAACCAGGGTTGATGCCACAGCCAGTTCAGCAGGGATCGCAGCCAGTTCGACGGAAGTGCATAGGCCCGGGCAAACAGGGAACCCCGCACCCACGCCAGTAGTAGCAATGGCAGGTAACCCGCCAGCATCAGCAGCTGCGGAGCAATCAGCAGGCCGAGAAACACCGACACATTTACTGGCACAGTGCCATCGTAGCGCAGGGTCCAAAGCGTAGCCGAAACTCCCGCACTCACTGCAAGCAGACACAGGAACAGCGAAAGTATGGTAGTGGCGCGCATAAACAGGCGCCCTGGGGAGGGTTCAAGCGGACGCACCCGCTGCATTTCCGTCAGCCAGTGCTTCAGCAAGTCAGATGCATCTGCCGAGGCATCCAGACCAGCGTTTTGGAAGCAATTACGGTCCCGTCGCTCCAGCGTGGCAGGATCGATGTCTCGATCCATCCAGCACTGTCCCTGCAAATCGATCAACTCTGGCAGAGTCCATTGGGTGAAAGCTTTGCGATGTCGGCGCATGATGGATCGGATGAGGAGCCTTCAATCGGAATCACAGGTCCTGCATTTCGACCATGGTGTGAGGAATGTGCAGAAGTGCAAGGCGTTCTGTGAGCGCTTGCCGCGTTCGTGCGGAAACGGCACGGTATGCATTGGGGCAGGCATCGCCATTTCGACAACACCATTTCCTAGCGCTGTGAGGGCAACTCCGCTGTGAAAAAACGGCCTTTGCTTTTCTGCCGCCGATCCGGAGACAGCTGGTGCAGAAACGTCCACGCCTTTTCCAGCGATGCTTTCAAGGTTTCATACTTCACGGGTTTGCAGAGGTAATCATTAAACCCGATTTCGATCGCCGCACAGCGTGTTTCATCGAGCACGTTCGCGCTGAGCGCAATGATGCAACATTCGTGTTCGCCAGTTTCGAGAGTGCGAATCTTTCCACCTGCAGTAATACCGTCCATAATCGGCATCTGGATGTCCATGAGCACAACGTCATACGGATGTGCTTCGTAGGCATCACCGTAGGTTTTCACCGCCTGCAACCCGTTTTCTACAAAATCTCCGACGTAGCCGAGTTTTCTGAGCAGGAGCTTCACCACGCGCTGATTCACCTTGTTGTCCTCCGCGATCAGGATGCGAAGGGGATACTGCTGGGAAAAGGTTACCACCGGACGATGCTCGCCGTGAAAGACAATTTTCGGAATGCCCTGGGGTTGGCGCGACATCACACTTACCAGCACATCGCGAACCCGGTTTCGGTGAATGGGTTTGTGAATCACCTTGGTCACCCACTCCATGTTGGCCTGATGCTCCAGACCACACATCAACAGCAGAGGCGTGAGGCGTTCACGGCTACGCAGGTATCGCGAGGCATGCATGCAAAAGGTCTCTCCGTCCATTCCCGGCATCAGGTGATCCACCAGAACGGCGTCGCAGTGATTTCCCTGCTTGAGCCAGTCGAGTCCTTCCTCTGGATTATCAAAAGCTCGCACTTCCATTTTCCAACCTTCGAGGATTTCCTTCACGATGCGCAGGCTCTGGGCGTTATCATCCACCAGCAGCACCGTGAGATCTGCAAGGATGCGCACCTGGGAGTTGTCAGGTTGCCCCGTCGAGTGCAAGCGATGCGTCGGCAGATCAAACTCAAAAACCGACCCTTTCCCAAGGTTGCTGCTCACATTCAAGGTGCCTCCCATCGCAGCAACCAGGCG includes these proteins:
- a CDS encoding DUF2868 domain-containing protein is translated as MRRHRKAFTQWTLPELIDLQGQCWMDRDIDPATLERRDRNCFQNAGLDASADASDLLKHWLTEMQRVRPLEPSPGRLFMRATTILSLFLCLLAVSAGVSATLWTLRYDGTVPVNVSVFLGLLIAPQLLMLAGYLPLLLLAWVRGSLFARAYALPSNWLRSLLNWLWHQPWLHERTSAQGRDRAKILSIGLQSLLKHHGAVVANRLFGLFQLSGVVFNLAVLGCMVLLLLFTDRAFGWQSSLVDSPENVYALVKVLSSPWSWLAGETVSHPSLEQIIGSRIVLRESGAMLESTDLLAWWPFLLACVLVYGLLPRGLVWMMTRWNESRMLARLKFERFEEASIVERMKSVEWNLQGRVSKSREADERSATPLSAAESLAGKEALQVVVLQESFERYGEQVLQSTLAEQWEVAEPKLQVVKRLSEPALAHPAGQGQVLLLLEGWQPPIQERLNELASLARRLRDSEQSLVILLLGKPAVKTVQPLSTSMRTVWQQKLRLLSLPNLRLAPDPQSEMIS